The Fluviispira sanaruensis sequence TGTATTTTACGTTGGCAAATAATGAATTGGATTGTGCAGAATTTCTTGTCCAGGAAGTTTCAACGCCAGTGGTGTTGTTTTTATTTGTAACGACTTCTTTACCAATATAATCAAGAATAGCACCACCTTGCACAGATATATTGCTTTCTTTAAAGGCATGTCCCACGGTGAGCACAGTTGTGTATTGAAAATCACGGGTTCGTTTCATTTGTGTTGAAGTTGAACTCACCATCCCACAGCAGGTTCTTCCTGCATTATCTGGATGTCTATCGAATGAATAAGTGACAAATTGTGCAAATCCAAATTGCACAAATGGCATACCAAACCAAAAGTCAAGTCCTCCCGTCACTTGATGAAAGCCATTGCCAACTGTTCTAACTGCTACAGGGTCATCATCAACCATATTTTTTGCTAGGCTGGGTTTGTAGCTGAGTGCCAATTGAATTTGTGGACGATAGGTGCTCGCTATACTCATATCCATTAAATTGTAACGGCCTGCAAGAATAGGGTCTGCAACTAAATATTTATGCTCAAATCCTTCATTTACATTGGCTGGATTCGCAGCTCCTTGATTACGGACAAAAGAACCAGTTAAAGTAACAAAAGAATTTTCCGTAGTTCTATAGCCAATTCCTAATGTTAAAATACGCCGTGATGATATTTTATTATTTGGAACTTGTTTAGTATCTGAAACTTTTTTTACTCCATAATCCATATAATTAAAATTTTGCGCGATACCAAAATACATTTTTAAATTTTCATCGGGATTGAGCACCAATGGAGAGGTTGCACTGGAGCCACAGGACGAACATGCGAAAGCAGATTTCATAAACGCAAAGAAAACAACAGAAACAATTGTCGAATATAATTGACCAATCTTCATTTTTTACCCTTAAAACAACATAAAAAAATAAATCCGCAAAGAAAAGTTACGGATATTTTTGGATAGCACTAATTAGTAAATATTCAAGAAAAATGCGTGAAACAAAATGTTGCAGTGAATTGCAACAAAAATAATCTTTACTTTTTATAATAATAATATAAAATAAAAACTGCATTTTATATGAATATATCACGTAATAATGCTAAATATTTTGAAATTTCAAGGAGATAAATTTTGAAAAATCTTTTTAAAAAAACAGCTACCATACTGGCTATCTCTGCATTTTTAACTGGTTGCGCAAGTATGTACGGAGATAATACCCGTCTTGTTAAAGTTGATTCTCAGCCACAAGGCGCAGATATTTACATTGACGGTGCGCGTGTAGGCAAAACTCCTGCTGTTATTACGCTCTCTACTTATATTTATGGTGGAAAAACACTTGTCCTACGAAAAGAAAATTTTTCTGAAACTTCTGTCATGGTAAATTCTAAATTTCAACCTGTTACAATATGGAATATTTTGAATGGTTTCGGGTTTCTAATCGACGCTGCGACTGGAAATATTTTAAAAATTGATCCCGCAAATTTATCTGTGCAATCAGAACTCACTCCAATTATTCATTAAAAAATAAATTATCTAAATAATTAAGACATTTAAGTGCAAAGTTCAGAGAAAATGAATTCATTTTCTCTGATCGTTTTTAATTTGTATAATTAATTTGCTCTTCTTGCTTAGTCATAAGCTCATTCACACTTTGAAATACTTTTGAGACTTCGCGATCGATCGCATTACTTTCATTGATATCTTTTAAAAAAGTTGCCAATTTATCTTTATTTTTATTCTTCGAAAAAACCTTACTTTCATTTAATAATAAATTCTCTACATTGGCAATTCTCTCATGATTTTTTGCAATAAACTTTTGAAAAAGCGTAATTAACAAATCTTTTTCTCTGCGCAACTGTTCTGCTATCAAGGCATATTCTTCCATATTGAGTGCACGGGTGATCTCGTGAATAAGAAGTTCATGTGGAACGGGTTTATCGAGCAAACCATAGACCCCCAGGCGAAGAGACTGAATGGCCTCTTTTTTATTGGCAAACGCAGACTGAATAATAATGGGTTTGCGGATATTTAACTTCCTTATTTCAGAAACAAATTTGAGCCCATCAAGCATAGGCATTTTAATGTCAGAGATAATTAAATTGGGAACATCACCTGATTTTATTTTTTCTAAAGCTTCGACAGAAGAATTGAATAAAACGATATTGATCTTCAAATAGATTTGAATGACTGAAGCCAGAGCGTCCAATATATCCGGTTCATCGTCCACTATAAAAATTGTTTTATCCATAAAGTCTTTTTTCATAGCAGAGCTCCTTTTGCAAACAATCATAATTATAATTTCTTTATCTTCTCTATCACATTGATATCTTTATCTATTTTTTGTCCTATCAAGCTTTGAATCCTATTCTTTTTCCTTATCTTCTGGAAATGAGCTACTAAAAGTATAACTGCTTACAGTGCCATTCGCATTAAAACGAATGGTAAGATCTTTTGTTTGACTGTCAGCAAAAGCGGAGTATTTATAATACCCATAAGAATATGTTCTGTATCCAGAATCATAACCCATTCGAAACGGTGGGCCAAAAGCTTTTTCAATTTCAACTTTTGTTGTTTTATCCGATTTTATCCAAGCAACTTTGGCTGGAAACTGAGTGCCCACGGTAAGGCATGAAACGGAAAGGAGTGATGCTCCAAAGAGAGAAACGAGGCTCAAAGCAGTTTGGATTTTCATATCTATCCCTTTTTATTGAATAAAATATTTGAATAATAATTCGTTGCAGAAAGAAAAATTAAATTTGCTCTCATATCTTCATACATCATTCTGTTCATTGCTTCAAAGGGAGTTTAGAAAATGGGCAAAAATTACGATAAAGATAAAGGAGAGATGTTCAAAAAAGCATCACTCTGACCCTTTGGAGGATTTAGACTGATTCTAATAAATTATTAACATTTTGAAATTACAAAGATTTTTTCTTGACGTCATTTTTCTCTTGCAAATAGAGACGTTCCATGAAACACTGGGAACCGAGAATACTCCGTGAGTCATGAAAAGTTTTCAGAGCCACCGTTTATCTCAAAGTTTTTATTGTTCGATACAACGCGTGGCATGGGGCTTTTGTGTTAGATCGGCATTTGTTCAATTCAACTGGAGATCCTGTGGGTACCAAGTTATATGTAGGCAATTTGCCTTTTTCTGTTAGTGAGAATGATGTTGCTAGTCTTTTTGAAAAGGCTGGTAATGTGGCTTCTGTTCGTGCCGTTATGGATCGCGAAACAGGCCGTTTTAAAGGATTCTGTTTTGTTGAAATGGGAACAGAAGCTGAAGCACAACAAGCTATTTCTATGTTCAATGGTTCTGAGCTTAACGGCCGTCCAATGATCGTAAACGAAGCTCGTCCACCTGAACCACGCAATAACCGCGGTGGATTCGGCGGCGGTCATCGTGGTGGCGATCGTGGTGGAAACCGCACTCGCTACTAAGATCAAGCTCAATTGATCCTTTTGCTAACGCGAAATAGAAAAGCCCTCATACCTTTTAGGTTTGAGGGCTTTTTTAATGATTAATTGGCTCAGAGCTTTCACCTTTTGGTAATTTCTGCTGTCTATTTATCAACCAGCAATACTTTGCATTATATCTAGTACATTTTTTACTATCTTTTACTTTCTTTTTTAGCCAGATATTCTTTTATTCGTTTATTTTGTTCTATATTATTTTCCCATGGTTTATTCTGCTCCCATGGTTTATTCTGCTCCCATGGTTTATTCTGCTCCCATGGTTTATTCTGCTCCCATGGTTTATTCTGCTCCCATGGTTTATTCTGCTCCCATGGTTTATTCTGCTCCCATGGTTTATTCTGCTCCCATGGTTCATTATAATTTGTAAAGACATGACTAACTGGATTGTTCTGCCATGATCCATAATCCCAAAATGGTTTTACATTTTTCGTATTAACCTCTTCTTTTTTATCTTTAGATAAATTAGCTAAATTGCCTATATTAGAAGCCAAAATTTCATAATTAATAAATTCCCAAGGGTTTTTATCTGCCGGTTTAATCCCAGGCTCCCTCCTCGAATCATTATGTTTACCCACAAAATCAAACTTAAAGCGATAAAGCTTTTGATTGTGTTCAACAATTTGGCCAGGTTCATTGTAATTTTTTTGCGGATCCCATGTTGTAAATACAGGTTTATACACAGGTTCTTCTTGTGTTTTAAGCCCAGCATCACTTTCATTATGGGCACTCTCTTGGGCAATTGAAAATAAGGGTAAGACGAAAAATACGCAGAGTATTTTAGGTTTCAATTTAAATTTATACATAATATATTCTTTCAAAAAAAATAAAGACTTTCACAAAATAATTAATTATATTATTTATGTCTTATAAATAAGCAAAAGCTAAAAGGAGCTTATAAAGAACATCTTATTTAATAATTTAAACAAATTTAAATTTCTAGCAAAAATAAAATATTTTTTATTAAATTTACAATTGATTTATTTTCAATCAACTCAATTCTTTATAATTGTCATCACTTACTTTCTCTAAGCATTTTCGCTATAATAAAAATGTCTTGCTTCGTAAAATGTACTTAAATATACAATCAGAAAATCGTCCAAAAAAATGA is a genomic window containing:
- a CDS encoding PEGA domain-containing protein: MKNLFKKTATILAISAFLTGCASMYGDNTRLVKVDSQPQGADIYIDGARVGKTPAVITLSTYIYGGKTLVLRKENFSETSVMVNSKFQPVTIWNILNGFGFLIDAATGNILKIDPANLSVQSELTPIIH
- a CDS encoding response regulator, translating into MKKDFMDKTIFIVDDEPDILDALASVIQIYLKINIVLFNSSVEALEKIKSGDVPNLIISDIKMPMLDGLKFVSEIRKLNIRKPIIIQSAFANKKEAIQSLRLGVYGLLDKPVPHELLIHEITRALNMEEYALIAEQLRREKDLLITLFQKFIAKNHERIANVENLLLNESKVFSKNKNKDKLATFLKDINESNAIDREVSKVFQSVNELMTKQEEQINYTN
- a CDS encoding RNA recognition motif domain-containing protein, with the translated sequence MLDRHLFNSTGDPVGTKLYVGNLPFSVSENDVASLFEKAGNVASVRAVMDRETGRFKGFCFVEMGTEAEAQQAISMFNGSELNGRPMIVNEARPPEPRNNRGGFGGGHRGGDRGGNRTRY